In a genomic window of Arachis duranensis cultivar V14167 unplaced genomic scaffold, aradu.V14167.gnm2.J7QH unplaced_Scaffold_608113, whole genome shotgun sequence:
- the LOC107472182 gene encoding uncharacterized protein LOC107472182 — protein MDYERAGAERKLQLQELESLRLEAYENSRLYKEKVKAVHDKSIKRKEFQPGDLVLLYNSRMRLMPGKLRSRWDGPYRVEKVEPYGVFHLRHPSSYELIKVNGHRLKLFHGEKMAKN, from the coding sequence ATGGACTATGAGAGAGCTGGAGCAGAACGGAAGTTGCAACTACAAGAATTagagagccttcgcctagaagcttatgaaaacTCCAGGCTGTATAAAGAGAAGGTGAAGGCTGTGCATGACAAGAGCATTAAGAGAAAAGAATTCCAACCTGGGGACTTAGTCCTACTTTATAACTCCAGAATGcgactcatgccaggcaagctgagaTCCAGATGGGATGGTCCATATCGAGTAGAGAAGGTGGAACCATATGGAGTCTTTCACTTGAGACATCCTTCAAGCTATGAACTTATCAAGGTCAATGGACATCGCTTGAAGCTATTCCATGGTGAAAAGATGGCAAAAAACTAG